A region of Salvelinus namaycush isolate Seneca chromosome 9, SaNama_1.0, whole genome shotgun sequence DNA encodes the following proteins:
- the gabarapl2 gene encoding gamma-aminobutyric acid receptor-associated protein-like 2: MKWMFKEDHSLEHRCVESAKIRNKYPDRVPVIVEKVSGSQIVDIDKRKYLVPSDITVAQFMWIIRKRIQLPSEKAIFLFVDKTVPQSSLTMGQLYEKERDEDGFLYMAYSGENTFGF; encoded by the exons ATGAAATGGATGTTTAAAGAGGATCATTCCCTCG AACACCGATGTGTGGAGTCTGCCAAAATACGCAACAAATATCCTGACAGGGTACCG GTGATAGTGGAGAAAGTGTCTGGCTCACAGATAGTGGACATCGACAAGAGAAAATACTTGGTCCCTTCTGACATCACAGTGGCCCAGTTCATGTGGATCATCAGGAAGCGCATCCAGCTGCCCTCGGAGAAAGCTATTTTTCTCTTTGTTGACAAAACTGTTCCCCAGTCCAG TCTGACAATGGGACAGCtatatgagaaagagagagatgaggatggCTTTCTGTACATGGCGTACAGTGGCGAAAACACATTTGGTTTCTAG
- the tmem231 gene encoding transmembrane protein 231: MAFYEVYSHPASIRYKTSVCTKATLFLGIVLCLTYIPPLLVAYRSQGFWVKRSTYEEQPVVRFQYQVLIIAATSTSGDYVAWSTFPNFNNMQGTNLRIPSISVREEDQNQDGKLDRLKFQLDLPLRSDEQVYSIQLLLTFSYQLFRMSTVVMQTLAFVQHSSSVPGSQLFISGDLRLQQRTPLPHRGLHTVYNVSVIDGASPFASAYDLANVIGSYQDRNLTTFLSCPSPVWTVGRAAGTPFQINAEVRYPVEVISYRPGFWEMIKFAWIQYVSVLLIFLWVFNRIQTFVFQNQVLPTVPIPLLKQHHF, from the exons ATGGCTTTTTATGAAGTCTATTCTCACCCTGCTTCAATTAGATACAAAACAAGCGTTTGCACCAAAGCCACGTTGTTTCTTGGTATTGTcttgtgtctcacctacatcccaCCCCTCCTGGTTGCTTACAGGAGCCAAG GGTTCTGGGTAAAGAGGAGTACATATGAAGAGCAACCTGTTGTTCGGTTCCAGTACCAGGTTCTGATAATTGCAGCAACAAGCACTAGTGGTGACTATGTTGCGTGGAGCACCTTTCCCAATTTTAATAACATGCAAGGGACTAACCTCAGAATTCCTTCTATCTCG GTGCGAGAGGAAGACCAGAATCAGGATGGGAAGTTGGACCGTTTGAAATTCCAACTTGACCTTCCCCTTCGGTCTGATGAACAAGTGTACAGCATCCAGCTACTACTCACCTTCTCCTACCAGCTGTTT AGAATGTCAACTGTGGTGATGCAGACACTGGCCTTTGTGCAGCATTCCTCTTCAGTTCCTGGCTCTCAGCTCTTCATCAGTGGAGATCTGCGGCTCCAGCAGAGAACCCCACTTCCACACCGTGGTCTACACACTGTATACAAT GTATCAGTAATTGATGGAGCAAGTCCGTTTGCAAGCGCATATGATCTTGCCAACGTCATTGGATCCTATCAGGATAGAAACT TGACAACGTTTCTGTCCTGTCCAAGTCCAGTATGGACTGTGGGTCGAGCTGCTGGTACTCCCTTCCAGATAAATGCTGAAGTCCGCTACCCAGTGGAGGTTATCAG CTATCGGCCTGGGTTCTGGGAGATGATCAAATTTGCCTGGATCCAGTACGTCAGTGTGTTGCTTATCTTCCTCTGGGTTTTCAACAGGATTCAGACCTTTGTTTTCCAGAATCAGGTGCTGCCGACTGTACCTATACCACTCTTGAAACAGCACCACTTTTGA
- the chst6 gene encoding carbohydrate sulfotransferase 6: MPRFRLTPPTVVFLLLLQGVAVVLLFGWYVQLPCGSPPSQGKVHVLLLSSWRSGSSFLGQVFSQHPSVFYLMEPSWHVWTTLQMPGARALRMAVRDLMRSVFQCDMSVMDAYTPAQHNMSALFMWSHSRALCSPPACQLTPRHLFSNETECKRKCDRPGLQGAEEACRTYSHVVLKEVRFFELDSLYPLLQDPTLDLRIIHLVRDPRAVARSREQSAKALVKDNALVLEQGNTKVDDTQYRVMQEICRSHIRIHERAMLKPPDFLRGRYKMVRYEDMVRDPLQEIDSMYQFVGLEMTQSLQEWIYKVTHGKGKGTKKEAFQITSRNAADVSQAWRTTLPHDKVRNIQEVCKGAMSLLGYRTVDSEKEQKKLDVDLLTPRERYHFSWLPSKTGNTNNE, from the coding sequence ATGCCGCGCTTCAGACTGACGCCACCGACCGTGGTGTTCCTGCTGCTTCTGCAGGGAGTGGCCGTGGTGCTGCTGTTTGGATGGTATGTCCAGCTCCCTTGTGGTAGCCCTCCTTCCCAGGGCAAGGTCCACGTGCTCCTGCTGTCCTCATGGCGGTCTGGATCCTCCTTCCTGGGCCAGGTGTTCAGCCAGCACCCGTCTGTCTTCTACCTGATGGAGCCATCGTGGCATGTGTGGACCACTCTGCAGATGCCTGGAGCCCGGGCACTGCGCATGGCGGTGAGAGACCTGATGCGCAGCGTCTTCCAGTGTGACATGTCTGTCATGGATGCCTACACTCCGGCACAGCACAACATGTCAGCCCTCTTTATGTGGAGCCACAGCCGTGCCCTGTGCTCTCCACCTGCCTGCCAGCTCACACCCCGCCACCTCTTCAGCAACGAGACAGAGTGCAAGCGGAAGTGTGACAGGCCTGGCCTGCAGGGGGCAGAAGAGGCCTGTCGGACCTACAGCCATGTGGTGCTCAAAGAGGTGCGCTTCTTTGAGCTGGACTCCCTGTACCCTCTCCTGCAGGACCCCACTCTGGACCTGCGCATCATCCACCTGGTGAGAGACCCGCGGGCCGTGGCGCGCTCCAGGGAGCAGTCAGCCAAAGCCCTAGTGAAGGACAATGCCCTGGTCCTGGAGCAAGGCAACACCAAGGTGGATGACACACAGTATCGCGTCATGCAGGAGATATGCCGCAGCCACATCCGCATCCACGAGAGGGCCATGCTCAAACCTCCAGACTTTCTACGTGGACGTTACAAGATGGTACGCTACGAGGACATGGTGAGAGACCCCTTGCAAGAGATCGACAGTATGTATCAGTTTGTGGGGCTGGAGATGACACAGTCGCTACAGGAGTGGATCTATAAGGTCACCCACGGTAAGGGCAAGGGCACCAAGAAGGAGGCCTTCCAAATCACCTCCCGCAACGCAGCAGACGTCTCTCAGGCTTGGCGTACTACTTTACCCCATGACAAGGTAAGGAACATCCAGGAGGTGTGTAAGGGCGCCATGTCTTTGCTGGGGTATAGGACCGTTGACAGTGAGAAAGAACAGAAGAAACTTGACGTGGACCTTCTGACTCCCCGTGAACGATATCACTTCAGCTGGCTCCCTTCCAAAACTGGCAATACGAACAATGAGTAG